Proteins encoded in a region of the Methanobrevibacter millerae genome:
- the prf1 gene encoding peptide chain release factor aRF-1: MSEVSSKELYEFKKTLKELSQKRGRGTELVSVYIPPDKQLSDVGKHMRDELGQSANIKSKQTKKNVQSAIEVILQSIRLYKQPPENGIVLFVGMIPKGGPGTEKMEKYILEPPEPVTTYWYKCNNEFFLEPLEYMIEERDTYGLAVVDRKEATIATLKGKKITLVGHLTSGVPGKHKAGGQSQRRFDRVIEDEAREFLKRIARRINDEFLPLKDDLKAVVIGGPGFTKNDLVDADYIQYEIKDKIIATVDTSYTGEFGIREVINKSTDLLNELDVIHEKEVIQKFLGELRKDDGLYSYGEEEVRNNLIIGAVDTLLLSEDLDSMRKTFKCGSCGFEKGITVKNQSEADSLEERCPNCNELLKEDSSELLVDDFVEMAEEMNTSVEFISTETEEGMQLYRAFGGIGAILRYYVGH, encoded by the coding sequence ATGTCAGAAGTCTCATCAAAAGAATTATATGAATTTAAAAAAACTTTAAAAGAGTTATCACAAAAAAGAGGAAGAGGTACAGAACTTGTTTCAGTATATATCCCTCCTGACAAACAGCTCAGTGATGTCGGTAAACATATGAGGGATGAACTTGGGCAGAGTGCTAACATCAAGAGTAAACAAACCAAAAAGAATGTTCAGTCAGCTATTGAGGTTATTTTGCAAAGCATACGTTTATACAAACAACCTCCGGAAAATGGTATTGTATTATTTGTTGGTATGATTCCTAAAGGTGGTCCTGGTACTGAAAAGATGGAAAAATATATTTTGGAGCCACCTGAACCGGTTACAACTTACTGGTATAAATGTAATAATGAATTTTTCTTAGAACCTCTTGAATACATGATTGAGGAAAGGGACACTTATGGTTTGGCAGTAGTCGACAGAAAAGAAGCTACTATTGCAACATTAAAAGGTAAAAAAATTACTCTTGTCGGTCATTTGACCAGTGGTGTTCCAGGAAAACATAAGGCAGGGGGACAATCACAAAGAAGGTTTGACCGTGTAATTGAGGATGAAGCTCGTGAATTCTTGAAACGTATTGCTAGGCGTATCAATGATGAATTTTTACCATTAAAAGATGATTTGAAAGCGGTTGTTATTGGTGGACCGGGTTTTACTAAAAATGATTTGGTTGATGCGGATTATATCCAATATGAGATTAAGGATAAAATCATTGCAACTGTTGATACTTCCTACACTGGTGAATTTGGTATTCGTGAAGTTATAAATAAATCAACTGATCTTTTAAATGAATTGGATGTTATCCATGAAAAAGAAGTTATTCAAAAGTTTTTGGGTGAACTTAGAAAAGATGATGGTTTGTATTCCTATGGTGAAGAGGAAGTTAGAAACAACTTGATTATTGGTGCTGTTGATACTTTGCTCTTATCCGAAGATTTGGATTCAATGCGTAAAACTTTCAAATGTGGAAGCTGTGGTTTTGAAAAAGGAATCACTGTTAAAAATCAATCTGAAGCAGATTCACTTGAAGAACGTTGTCCTAATTGTAATGAATTGCTTAAAGAAGATTCTTCTGAGCTTTTAGTTGATGATTTTGTTGAAATGGCTGAAGAAATGAATACGTCTGTTGAGTTTATTTCTACTGAAACTGAAGAAGGAATGCAACTTTACCGTGCTTTTGGTGGTATTGGGGCAATTTTAAGATACTATGTAGGACACTAG
- a CDS encoding zinc ribbon domain-containing protein produces the protein MVIRRCPKCHTTSDDQYGFCIKCGYEFPELEVDANTCPLCNYSNPEEADYCVKCGSPLIFKKQFEQEQSLNPIIIQRKISEDAQRINAPHTSRFLILLGYIFSILGGLLGLIIAIYLITRKDPVAKKHGRIQLAIFIFYLVLILILILTGTINTDTLMNYSQMNFANLTNVTL, from the coding sequence ATGGTTATAAGAAGATGCCCTAAATGCCACACAACAAGTGACGACCAATATGGATTTTGTATAAAATGCGGATATGAATTTCCAGAATTAGAAGTTGATGCAAACACATGCCCATTATGCAATTATTCAAATCCTGAAGAGGCAGATTACTGTGTAAAATGCGGTAGCCCATTGATTTTTAAAAAACAGTTTGAACAGGAACAGTCACTCAATCCCATTATCATTCAAAGAAAAATATCTGAAGATGCCCAAAGAATTAATGCGCCACATACCAGCAGATTTTTAATTCTTTTAGGATACATCTTCTCAATTTTAGGTGGACTTTTAGGTCTAATTATTGCAATTTATCTTATAACAAGAAAAGATCCTGTCGCAAAAAAACACGGACGCATTCAGCTTGCAATATTCATATTCTATTTAGTGCTGATATTAATATTGATATTGACTGGCACGATAAATACCGATACATTAATGAACTATAGCCAAATGAATTTTGCTAATTTGACTAACGTGACCTTATAA
- the rimI gene encoding ribosomal protein S18-alanine N-acetyltransferase, giving the protein MIIREFRPSDLKRVFEIENMSFSQSYGINTFKGLYDMGTGFLVAEEDGYVIGYIIFWIKYENQGHIISLAVDKNYRRLKAGTRLLSKAIQVLMMFDIANIYLEVNENNCGAYKFYKQFNFKVDRIVPNYYDGGDGAIVMYLPIIRSR; this is encoded by the coding sequence ATGATAATACGTGAGTTCAGGCCGAGTGATTTAAAGAGAGTTTTTGAAATTGAAAACATGTCATTTAGTCAATCATATGGGATAAATACATTTAAGGGATTATATGATATGGGTACTGGTTTTTTGGTTGCAGAAGAAGACGGCTATGTAATCGGCTATATAATTTTCTGGATTAAGTATGAAAATCAGGGCCACATTATTTCTCTTGCAGTTGATAAGAATTACAGGCGATTAAAGGCAGGAACTCGTTTATTATCCAAAGCTATTCAAGTTTTAATGATGTTTGACATAGCAAATATCTATTTGGAAGTTAATGAAAATAACTGTGGTGCATATAAATTCTATAAGCAGTTTAATTTTAAAGTTGATAGGATAGTTCCGAATTATTATGATGGTGGTGATGGGGCTATTGTGATGTATTTACCGATTATAAGGTCACGTTAG
- a CDS encoding UPF0146 family protein, producing MWQNFAEYILSRCEKNPTRICEIAVGKFTQVFDYLNEQENVEIIKTDISPNDPSVIKDDITNPNLKIYENLDIIYSIRPPSELQPYIINLALKTDTKLIIKPLFNEDINGKNVKLKLKNYKKASFYTLGV from the coding sequence ATGTGGCAGAATTTCGCAGAATATATTTTATCACGATGTGAAAAAAATCCAACCAGAATATGTGAAATAGCTGTTGGAAAATTCACACAGGTTTTTGATTATTTAAATGAGCAGGAAAATGTTGAAATTATAAAAACAGACATTTCTCCAAACGATCCAAGTGTGATAAAAGACGACATTACTAATCCAAATTTGAAAATATATGAAAATTTAGATATAATCTATTCAATAAGGCCACCAAGCGAGTTGCAACCATATATAATTAATCTGGCATTAAAAACGGACACAAAACTAATCATTAAACCGTTATTTAATGAAGATATAAATGGAAAAAATGTAAAATTAAAATTAAAAAACTATAAAAAAGCAAGTTTTTATACATTGGGTGTCTAA
- the cobK gene encoding precorrin-6A reductase has product MKDLNIFILGGTKDSTEIIKHLKNNYNTHILTTTTTEYGSKLAAEAGSDDTISRPLLKDEIIKIINNSDFDLLIDATHPFAEHITKTSVSVSKICNISYIRFERPSLNFDNIDTSHIIYAKSFENAGQIISEEIPEGNILHFAGANTMEDVLKNVSTERFYPRILKVPKSIEKCEKLGIKEDHIIAMEGAASLKENMDLIEKHNASVMITKESGEIGGVIEKIDAANKKDISLIMIKRPFIKELNKKDIVSNLEELDEKIEKIIKSAETEI; this is encoded by the coding sequence ATGAAAGATTTGAACATATTTATTTTGGGAGGAACCAAGGACTCAACTGAAATAATTAAACACTTGAAAAATAATTACAATACCCATATTTTAACTACCACAACAACAGAATATGGATCAAAATTAGCTGCGGAAGCGGGAAGCGATGATACAATATCAAGACCTCTCCTAAAAGATGAAATTATCAAAATCATAAACAATTCTGACTTTGATTTGCTGATAGATGCAACACACCCATTTGCAGAACACATTACAAAAACAAGCGTAAGCGTTTCAAAGATTTGCAATATCTCATACATCAGATTTGAAAGGCCATCACTAAACTTTGACAATATAGACACATCACATATAATTTATGCAAAATCCTTTGAAAATGCAGGACAGATAATATCTGAAGAAATACCCGAGGGAAATATCCTTCACTTTGCTGGCGCAAACACTATGGAAGATGTATTGAAAAATGTTTCAACAGAACGATTTTATCCACGAATTTTAAAAGTTCCAAAATCCATTGAAAAATGCGAAAAGCTGGGAATAAAAGAGGACCATATCATAGCTATGGAAGGTGCCGCCAGCTTAAAGGAAAACATGGATTTAATTGAAAAACATAATGCAAGTGTCATGATTACAAAGGAAAGCGGTGAAATAGGCGGAGTAATTGAAAAAATTGATGCTGCAAACAAGAAAGACATATCTCTAATCATGATTAAAAGACCATTCATCAAAGAATTGAATAAAAAAGACATTGTTTCTAATTTAGAAGAACTTGATGAAAAAATAGAAAAAATAATTAAAAGCGCCGAGACTGAGATTTGA
- the rpsJ gene encoding 30S ribosomal protein S10, with amino-acid sequence MNQARIKLTGTDPEKLAYVCDQLKNIAERTGVDLSGPIPLPTKKLVVPTRKSPDGEGKASWEKWELRIHKRLVGIGADERAMRQVMKVNVPDNVSIEIELKG; translated from the coding sequence ATGAATCAAGCAAGAATTAAGCTTACAGGAACCGATCCAGAAAAATTAGCATATGTTTGTGACCAACTTAAAAACATTGCTGAAAGAACTGGTGTGGATTTATCTGGTCCTATTCCATTACCTACTAAAAAATTAGTAGTTCCTACAAGAAAATCACCAGATGGTGAAGGAAAAGCTTCTTGGGAAAAATGGGAACTTAGGATTCACAAACGTTTAGTCGGTATTGGAGCTGACGAACGTGCAATGAGACAAGTAATGAAAGTTAATGTTCCTGATAATGTAAGTATAGAAATTGAACTTAAAGGATAA